CGGTGCGGGCTTTTCATCGGGCTTCAAGCTCAGATGAAACGCGCCGTCGTGATACTCGCGCCACAAACCGGGTTCGCCGTAACGCTTTTCGCCCGTGCTGACCACGACGTGGAGATAGTCCGACGTCGGCGCTTTCACCAGGACGTATCCTGACCCGGGCCAAACCGGTAGGCGGAAATGTCCTTTTACGTCGGTCCGGTATTTCATGTCAGAACCTCGCGTGTTACTCTTGGCGCCCTCACGGAAAAAGCGATTGTTGTATTCTTGGGGCTCGAAATAGACGGTTGCGCCGGCGATGGCCTTGCCCGAGCCTTTTTCCAGAACGTCGCCTTCGACGACAATCCCCTTTTCCATCTTGATAGTCAGCATGGCATTGCCGGCGACATTGTTGGGCCATTTCCAATTCATTGCGTGAAACAAGTAGGGAGAATCAGCGGGGGGATAGACCTGAACGATGGTCTCGCCACGAAGAAACCGAAAATCAAAAGGTGATCCTCCGGAAACGGCAATGTGGTAACGGCCGTCGTTCTCCGTTCGAGTGCTGCGAGATGGTTGCGCCTCAAGCAATACTTCAAAGCCGGCGAGCGGTAGCCCGGTGTCCGCAGCCACGACTTGGCCGCTCAGAAACCGGCCCGGTTTCAGCACAACGCCGATTGGGTCGGCGACGGGTTTTACTTGCAGCAACTGGCAACCGAAACGCTCATTTTCGACAAGCAAGAAGATTTCCTTCGTCTCGGCAGGCATCGTGACGCTGCACTCGCCATCTTCACCGGATTGAGAGCACTTTGGCCAAGACTTCAGCGACTCGTCGGCCCCACGTTCTACCTCCCAACCCCAGACCTTCGGTCGGACATTCGCCACCGGGTTCCCGGCGGTATCCATCAATTGAAAATGAAAGATCTTCGGCTCAGGCAATGTGAGTTTCGGCAATTCGATCCGTTGCTGGTGCCGGTGCTCCAAACCGAACCCGATCTGGTACGTTGCGAGTCCATCCGCGGATGCAGAGAGTTCGAGTCGATAGTTCTTAGAGAGTTCGCGTGGCAACGCGATCTCGTAGTGTCCCGCGGAATCACTGGTGATCGAATAATAGCGAACGTTTTCTTTCTTCATCCGCCTGCCCCAGTAACCGTCATCGTCCACGGCGACAATCTCGATCAGACCGCCCACCACTGGTTTTCCTTGCGGCGACAGTAGGGTGCCAGCGACGGTCACCGGCGAATCGGAGTCGGCAGCGACGGTTGATTCGTCCGTTAGAGTTTTGGCGGCTGAAGCAGCTTGTCCGTCAGCGGATTTGCGAATCTCAGCTTGAACCGCCGGTCGCAGGAGGCCGACAACGAGCAACAGCGCGGAGAGCGCGAGCGCGACGCCATGAGCCGCGCTCAATGGCGCTCGCGAGCGATGAGCATCCAATACGGCGAGTAGCCGACCTTCGAGTTGCGAGGGGCGGGCCATCGAGAGCGCGGCGCTGGCTAACGGCGAGCAGGTGCGATGGGCTCGGGCGATTTCCAGTAACTGCGAGGCGTAGTCTGATGGCTTTTGGCCGGCCAGGAGCGCACAGTCGTCGCAAGCGTGCTCGCGCTCCAAGCGCATCCGTCGCAAGCCGTACCAAGCCGCGGGATGGAACCAGTACAGAGCGCAGGCCAGCCGGGCGATCATTTGCCAGAGGACGTCGCAGCGCTGCACATGCGCCAATTCGTGCAGCAGCACCATCTCCCGACGATCCCGCGGCCAACTTGCCGCATCGGACGGCAACACCACGCAGGGGCGCAGCCAGCCGAACGTCATTGGCATCTGGTCCGGCCCGCCGAAAACCAGAGTGACATCGCGGCGTAGCTCAATCCGCTGGCACATGGCGAAAAGCAGATCCTGCCAAGCGGAATCCAGCGGTGGTCGCGCCCCGACCTTCCAACGCAGATTGCCGGCCATGCCGGTCACAAGTGGAATTAGCGCTGCTACGGCGCCGGCAAGCCAAAGAACAACTAGCCAGGGGAGTCGCGACTGCGCCGGCGGCGCGGCGGGACCAACCGCGTTTGAAGTAGAGACCGTGGTTCGTGGAACGGCCGCGATTGGAGCGCCGCTGGGCGAGCTTTCGTTCGACGCGATTGCGTCAGCGGTTTCTTTGCTGTCGTTTCGGATCGCGAGCGTGCCAGCAGTGACCGGGGCCGACGAAACCGGATTCAGTCTCTGCGTCGCTGCACCACTGCCCGCCGAAGCGACGAACTCTTCGGCGATTCGTCCACGCTCCGCCCCTGAAGTCCGCCAATCGCGTGGAATAACTTTCCACGACCAGCCAGGCAAAAACGCATTCGCGAGCGGAAGCAACAAGAGCGCCGTGAACGTCAACGCCCAAACGCGATGGCGCACCGCGGCCGAACGCTTTCGGAGCAGCACGGTCAAGCCCGCGGCAATCGCCAGGAGCAACGTGGCTTTGACGAATACGTCCGCCGCGAACCAGAGCCGTGAATCGCCCCACGACGTAGCCATCCAATGGATCAAGCGATCGAGCATGGCGTCACCTTCCCTCCTGGCGGGCTTCGGCGATCAGGCGGGCCAGGCGATCGAGTTCCTCGGAAGAAATCGTATCGGCAGACATATCGAGCACGGCGGCCACGGCATCCCCCGCGGAGCCGCCGAAGAACGTCTTGAGCAAATGTTGCAAGGCCCAGCGTTTCGATTTTTCCGGGGCCTCGGCGGAGCGATAGATATACTTCACCCCTTCGCGGCGATGCTTGAGAAAGCCCTTGCCTTCCAAGAGCCGCATCATCGTGCGGACGGCCGAATAGCTGGGCGGATCGGGCAAACACGACCGCACGTCGCTGACCGACGCGTCGCCGAGTTGATGCACGGCATCCATGATTTGCCGCTCGCGCCGCCCGAGGTCGAGATGAGAGGTTTTGGCCATGTTGGATGATATTCGTTGCGATGTGGTGAGCGGCCGGCCGGCACTGGCCGACTTCGCTGGCCAGTGCCACACGGAGCGGCCAATGCCAACGCAATCGATCCGCGCCCGATGCCGTTGTGTTATTCCATTAACACGTGGCAATATACTGCCACTCGGCGGGCGTGTCAAGCGCTCGGCAAATCATTTTCGGAAGCGATCCTTTCGAGTCGCGATTGAGGACGATAGAATTGAACGAACGTGGGCTCGTTTGAGGGCGACTTGCGAGACCGTTCGCAATTCCCCTCACCCCTGCCCTCTCCCAGAGGGAGAGGGAGTTGTGGGAACGGCTGGCATTTGTGTAGTCGAACCCTCGTCTAATGGACAACTCATCGAGAAACAATCCATGATCGACGATCCCCGCGGCATTCCGCCGGCTGGCGGCCCGGCGCAACCTGCGAAGGTTGCGCCGGGCAACACGTCTGGCGATGCGATATCGCCAGAAACACTCAAAGCTGCCCTCAAGGCCTTCAAGAAGCGGCTCAAGCTCACGCGGCTGGACGATGCTTCGCGGATTGGGCGCGGGCCGATGAGTTCGGGCCAGGGATCGAGCATCGCCGGCATCACGCCGCCGAATCAATATCCGCGCGCGGTTTGGGAAGAATTGGTCAACCAAGGCAAGCTCAAGCATGCGGGGCATGGCATGTATTCGCTGTAGATCGCCTAACAAATCCGGCTGGGAGAAGGGGACTGTCCCCGTTTTGCTGCCGACCATCGCGGCGATGGTTCCCGCTTCGCAAAAGGGGGACAGTCCCCGCCGGATTTGTTAGGCGATTCAGTTCTGCAATCAATCTCTTCAATCGGCTTTTCTGCAAGGGGTGTACGATGCGTCTTTGCGGCTCGTCGCTGATCGCTTTATTGTCGGCAACCGCGCTTTTCGTTTTGGCGGCGCCGCTGCTTCGCGCGGCGGACGAGGCCGATCCGGTCGCCACGGTCGCGCGGCTCAATTCCAGCTTCCCGCCGGAACGGCTCGACCCGGCCGAGTGGCAAATCAAGGAACGCGTGCTGGGGAGTCAGCGGCAGATGGACTTCAAGCCGGTCGTCGCGGAAGCGATCGTCCGAGTGAAAGACACCTACTACATCGCCGAGCGCGGCAGCCCGCGGTGGCTCGTCGGCAATCGAACCGTGGAGAAATCCGGCCCGACGAAACAAATCCGCTGCATCCAAGCGTTCGACAATCTGGACCGGCTGATCAAGGCCTCTCAATTCGCCGATCTACCAAAACCTCCGGAGGGTTTCACGCTGCGCGCGATCGCCACCCTGCCGGTCAATCCCAGCCGACTGGCCAGCGACGGCCGCGGCAAAGTGCTCTACGCCCTCTGCGAGCGCGGCGACGTTTGGCGGATCGAGCCCGAAAGCGGCGCCCAACGCCAATTGCTCCAGCCGTCGGACTACATCGATCCGAAGCTCGGCGATTCGACCACGATGGGGATGACGCTCGACAAGCAGAATCGGCTCTATATCATCACGAATCAGCAGGATTCCGACGCCCGGCCGCGCATGAATCGAGTGACGATCTGGCGCACGACGAAAGTTGTCGATGGCGACCCGGCCGATCCGCAGCCTTGGCTCCGCGCAACGTATCCCTGGGGGATCGGGCCGTTCAATCACGGAGTGGGCCACATCGCGACCGGTCCCGACGGGATGCTGTATGTCTCCAGCGGTTCACGGACGGACGGCAACGAGCAGGGCAGCGACGACCGCTATTGGAAAGGGGGCGAGCACGAATTGACCGCCTGCATTTGGCGGCTCGATCCCAACGCCGCCGAGCCGAAGATCGAGATTTATGCCCGCGGCCTGCGAAATCCTTATGGTTTCTGCTGGGACCCGTCGGGGCGAATGCTGGCCACCGACAACGGTCCTGACGCCGATCCGCCGGAAGAGCTGAACGTCATCGAGCGTGGCAAGCATTACGGCTTCCCGTTCAAGTTTTCCGATTGGCCGAACAAGCCGTATCCCTACACGCCCAATCCGCCCAACGGGCAGGAATTCACGCTGCCCGTGGCGAATCTGGGTCCAGCGGCCGGCGGCAGCGAGGAGAAGCCGCTCTACACGTTCGATCCGCATTCGTCGCCGTCGGGGATCGTTTACCTCGGAGACGATTTTCCGCCGCCATATCGCGGCGGTTTTTTCGTGACGCGGTTCGGCAATTTGTTGAAGCGCCCCAAGGACGTCGGCTTCGACCTTTTGCACATCAAGCTGGAACAGAACACCAAGGGGGAGTTCGTGGCCCACACGATGCGAGTCCTATTCCCGGTCGCTCGGCCCGTGGACGTGCATCTTTCAGGCAAAGGGCGCGTTTACATCTGCGAATACGCACGGCAAATCGAAAACGGCGGCTTCGTGGAAATGCTGCCCGGCCGGATTCTGGAGTTGGCGGTCAAGCCATGAGCCGGCGGCGCGATTTGGAATCAACGATGGTGCGGGCCGATCGGGGGCAACGAAAGCGATCGCCTGTGAATCGAGCGTGTTCTTCAAGCAGTCTCGGGGAACGGCCTCCGCGGCGTTCAGGGATTTGACGTTACCGTCCGGGGCATTGCGCGATGCGGCGGGAGGGTCAAAAGGAACGAAAGGATAGTCCAAAACCTAATTCCGAATCGGCAGACGTTCGACGCGGGCTTCGGGAAAGATCGTTCGCACCCGCACAAGTTCGGCGTCAGTGGTCGTTTTCGGCGGGAGAAGGATCATGGCGATCGCCTCGTCGCCGAGCGCGCGACGGAACCAAGAAACGTCGGCCGTCCGTTCGGAGACCGGGTTTGCCGGGTCGCTCTTGCGAACGCAGCGGAATTGCGAGTCGCCCGCGTATTGGTTGAGGACCGCTTTGCGCGACTGGACGGCCGAATAGTCGCGGCCCAAAAGGGCGCCACAGAAGGCGACCGCCGCGCAGATCAGAAGCACTTCGGACCAAACGAAGAACTTCTTCGGTAAGCCCGGCCGAGCGTGAGACGGGTTGTCGCGCATGTCCACGGGAGGCATCGAAGCGCCCGCGAGAAGTTTGGACCGCTAACTGCCCCGATTATGGGAGGGAATTCCGCGGCGTTCTATGTTGAAATCCAACACGCGGAAAGCCGTGGAGCGCTTAACAAATCCGGCTGAGAGAAGGGAACAGTCCCCGTTTTGCTCGGCCGACCATCGCGGCGATGGTGCCCGCGCAAAAGGTGGACAGTCCCCGCCGGATTTGTTGGCCGTTCATAGCCTGGTTCACGGAGATTCGTGTCCAGTGCGGGCATACCGCGCCTCAACGACCGTCTTGTCGTCGCTCTCCACGCGCGCCATGACCTCGTACAAACACTTCCGTGGAGAGTTCGGCTGAGCGACCACGAACATTCGGCCGACCGTGCCGAACTGAGTATCGAACCAATGCGAAAGCACTGGATCGAGATGAGCGGCGGAGAGCGACCGGTTCTCGCCTCCTTCGATGGAGCGGCCGTCCATAAAGCCGCCCTGAAATTGGAAGACGATTTTTCGCATACCATCGCGCCCGAATCGTGAGGCATGAACGTATCGCTGCCCTGCAATCGATATCGGTCAGACTTGCGACGGCTTATATGTTGAAATTCAACACGACAGCGCGGAGCAGGTGTGCGGCCGAATCGCTACTCAGCCAATTCGCTCATCAGGCGGAAAAGTTCGACCACGTTGTCGACCCGCATCTTCTCAAATACCTTCCAGCGATGCTTGTCGACCGTGGGGAGACTGGTTCCGAGTGCCAGCGCGATTTCCTTGTTGGTCTTCCCTTCGACCAGCAACCCCATGATTTCTCGCTCGCGCGACGTTAATGCGGCAAGCCGGTCGGAAATCGCCTCACGGCGCTCGGCCTTGTCTCGGGCCCCTGCGTCGATTTTCAGGGCTTGCCGGATGTGTTCTTCCAATTGCTGCATGTCGAACGGCTTTTCCAAGAGGCTGAGCGCCCCATTTTTCATTGCCTTGACGGCAGTTCGCACCTCGGCGTGCCCGCTGATCATGATTACCGGCAAATGCGCGCCGCGCGCTCGAAGGGCTTCTTGCAACTCCAGGCCGCTCATCCCAGGCATCTTGACGTCAAGCACGAGGCAGCCGGGCCGTTTCGCGTCGTACTCGGCGAGAAAGGCATCCGCGCTGGTGTAAGACTGGACGGGAAGCCCAATCACCTTGGTAATGCCGGCGGAAATCGCGCCGCAAACGGCCGGATCATCGTCGACGACGAAGACCGTCGGCTTCTGATGCGCGGCCGCGGCAATCTGGTCAGTCATTCCCGCTCCTCGTCGGCGGCCGGCAAGCGGAGAAAAAAGGTCGTGCCTTCGCCGACCGTCGAGGTGAACCAGAGCTTGCCGCCATGCGCCTCCGTGATCGACTGGCAAATAGCAAGTCCGATGCCAATGCCCTCGGTCCTGGTCGTGAAGAAGCGGTCGAAAATGCCTTCGCCAATCTCGGCCGGGATGCCGTTTCCCGTATCGCGGACTGACAGCAGAATCGCCCTTTGATCGACTAGCGCAGTGGCAAGTTCGAGGACTCGCCCGTCGACGTCGCGATCTTGCATTGCTTCAATCGCATTTTGACAGAGGTTCATAACGAGTTGAGCAATTTGGATCCGATCGATGCTCACGTCCGGCAGATCCGCCAGTTCTAGGCGCAGGCTGATGCGAGTTTGGCGGGCAAGGGCTTCAACGATTCGGACGACCTCGCGCACGACTTCGTTCAATTGCACGAGATCGCGATGCGAATCGCGGTTCTTGACAAGATCGCGCAGCGATCGAAGGATCGCGCCGGCGCGGTGGGCCTGTTCGCCGATTTGATTCGCCGCCAGGGCAAGGTCCGCCGATCCGCGCCGCTCGTCCGTCGAGACGAGCGAAGAAATAATGCCGGCTTGAATGGCGATCGCGGTGAGCGGCTGATTCAGCTCATGCGCCACGCTGGAGGCCATTTGATCGACGGCCTTGATTCGTCCTCTCCGCCAGAAATCCGTGAGAGCGCGCTCGGCACGCTCGTCCACTTGCTTCCGTTCGGTGATATCCATCACGGTCCCCAACAGCCGCTGAGCCGTTCCCGCCGCATCGCAGACAAACATCCCCTTGGAAGCGACCCAGCGGACTTCACCCCCCGGCCAAATGGCTCGATACTCGGAGTCGTAGGTCCGATCGGACGGCGGATGCTCCACGAGCTGATTCACGCGGCGCGCGATCGCCGGACGGTCCTCTGGATGAATGCACTGCAAGAAGGCGTCGAACGTGTCGACCGGTTCTCCGCCGGCGAGCCCGAACACGGACCCGACCTCGGGCGACCAGATGATTCGGTCGGTGGAGATGATCCATTCCCAGATCCCCATCTTCGCGGCCGACAAGGCCATGTGGAGCCGCTCGTTACTGGCCGCGAGCCCTCGCTCCGCCTCCTTTTGTTCGGTAATATCGCGGAGCCGGGCGAGCACGCAGGTTTCTCCGGAAATATCGATCGTCTCGGCAGAGATCCTTACGTCACGGATTGCTCCGGACCGGTGGCGTAATTGCACTTCTTCATCCTGGTAGCGCCCATCGCTAATCAACCGCTGGAGGAGGTTTTCTCTGACGGCTCCGTCGGTTACGAGTTGCAGAGTCCGGCGATCTTTGCCGAGGACCTCGGCAGCCTCGTAGCCGACCACTTGCTCCCAACTGTGATTCACTTCCATCACCGCGCCGTCGGATAGGCGGCTGATGACGAGTGCGTCTGGATCGGAGCGGAACGCCTTTTCAAACCGCTCTTCGGATTGCCGTAGCGAGGCTTCCGTCCGCCGTCGCTCCTCGATTTCCGCGGTCAACAGGGCGTTAGCGCGAGCCAAGTCGGCGGCAGTGGCCGCGGCGACCGTATGTGCGTCGCGAAGCGTGCCGTCCCCGACAGAGGAAACATCGCCGTTTGGCGGTTTGAAAGACATGGATTGCCGCTGCGCATTTGGCGCTACGATTGCACCGCGTTCGGGCGAGAATTCGCCAAACGGACGCAGGTTTTGATTGTAGGCAGCGGTTAGGCCCGGCGGTAGTGTGAAAAATGGCCAGCCGAGGCGGTACGACTCTGCCCCCATAAAAGGAGCTTTCGCTTGCAATCCCAGTTGCCGACATCTGCCGCAACCCGCCGCCTGAAGGTTCGGCACTCCAACCGCTATTCCTACAACCAGCCGATCGCCCGCAGCGCGCATCGACTTCATCTGCGGCCGATTCAAGACCGCCGGCAGGCGCTCTTGTCACACCGATTGGAAATTACTCCCGCCGTCCAGTTGGCCGAATATGAGGACGTATTCAGCAATTGGACGACACGGTTCGAGGTTCGCGAGCCTTATTCGGCCTTGTCGATCGTCGCCGAGTCGGTAGTCGAACTGCTGGACATCGACCCGTTCGACTTCGCCGCGCTGCCATCGCGGGCCACGCTGCCCGTGAATTGGATGCCGTGGGAGCTGAAAATGCTCGGGCCGTATCTTTCGCCGATTGAGTTGCCCGAGACGCAATTGCGAGAAATCTACGACTACGCGATGAGCTTTGTCACGACGAACAACAGCGATTTACTGGAGACGCTGTTCGCGATCAATCTGACGCTGTTTCGCGAATTCACGTACGTTCATGGGAGCACCTCGCTGGAGACCACTCCGTTCGACGTGCTTTCGAACAAGCGCGGAGTCTGCCAGGACTTCGCCAATCTGATGATTTGCATGGCGCGAATGATCAACATCCCGGCCCGTTACGTTTGCGGCTACATCTTCACCGGCAACACGGGAGAATCGCGTGCCCAGTCTGACGCCTCACACGCTTGGGTGCAATTGTATTTGCCGAACATCGGCTGGAAGGGCTTCGATCCGACCAACGGCGTCCTGCCTGCCACTAACCACGTGCGGATCGCCGTCGGCCGCCACTACCGCGACACCGCCCCGACCTCTGGAACATTGTACTCGTCCGCGCAAGAGCAGCTCGCCGTGGATGTGGAGGTGAGCCCGGCGGACTAGGACATGCTTCGAATCCAGCAACGGACCACCTCGGCGACGCTCCAGGCTTGGGCCGCGCAGCCGCGGGGCGAATAGGGGGCTTCGGCGTCGAAGATTTCGCTGATCGTGCCGATGCAGGCCTCTCCCAGATGCGCCGCGAAGCCGGCGAGAAAATCTTGCGTGGCCGCGAACTCGCCGGGATGCAGCTTGAGCCAGGCGTCGATAAACGGCCCGATGAGCCAGGGCCAGACCGTTCCCTGGTGGTAGGCGGCGTCGCGCGAGCGCAGATCGCCGTCGTAGCGCGGCTTATACTGCGGCTCGCCGGGGGCTAACGTGCGCAGCCCCATCGGCGTGAGCAAGCGCTCGGTAACAACGCGCAGGACGCTCGTCCAGCGCTCTCGATCGAGCACTGGGTGTGGCAGCGAAATGGCGAAGATCTGGTTCGGCCGCAATGAGGCGTCGTCTGGCCCTTCTCCGTCGATCACGTCGTAGAGAAAGCCGCGCTCTGGAATCCAGAACCGCGCGTTGAACGATTTGAATGCGCGCTCGGCATGACCGGCGATCTCGCCTTGCTGCGGCTGTTCTTCTTCGGCCAGCCAGCCGGCCAAGAGCCGCAGGGCGTTGTACCAAAGAGCGTTGATCTCCACCGCCTTGCCGCGCCGGGGAGTGACGACCCAATCGCCGACCTTGGCGTCCATCCAGGTAAGTTGGTATCCGTCCGCACCTTGCTTCAATAGGCCGTCGGCCGGATCGACGCCAATTCCAAACTGCGTGCCGCGGAGATGATGCTCGACGATGTCGAGCAGGATCGGCAGCAACAACCGCAGCGTGAGGCGATCACCGCTTGAATTGAGATACCGATTCAACGCCTCGAAGAACCAGAGCGTGGCATCGGCTGTGTGATAAACGGCCGTTCGCTCCCCTTCGGGGAATAGATTGGGAATCAGCCCATCGCGAACGTAATGGCTAAACGTGCGGA
Above is a genomic segment from Pirellulales bacterium containing:
- a CDS encoding M56 family metallopeptidase yields the protein MLDRLIHWMATSWGDSRLWFAADVFVKATLLLAIAAGLTVLLRKRSAAVRHRVWALTFTALLLLPLANAFLPGWSWKVIPRDWRTSGAERGRIAEEFVASAGSGAATQRLNPVSSAPVTAGTLAIRNDSKETADAIASNESSPSGAPIAAVPRTTVSTSNAVGPAAPPAQSRLPWLVVLWLAGAVAALIPLVTGMAGNLRWKVGARPPLDSAWQDLLFAMCQRIELRRDVTLVFGGPDQMPMTFGWLRPCVVLPSDAASWPRDRREMVLLHELAHVQRCDVLWQMIARLACALYWFHPAAWYGLRRMRLEREHACDDCALLAGQKPSDYASQLLEIARAHRTCSPLASAALSMARPSQLEGRLLAVLDAHRSRAPLSAAHGVALALSALLLVVGLLRPAVQAEIRKSADGQAASAAKTLTDESTVAADSDSPVTVAGTLLSPQGKPVVGGLIEIVAVDDDGYWGRRMKKENVRYYSITSDSAGHYEIALPRELSKNYRLELSASADGLATYQIGFGLEHRHQQRIELPKLTLPEPKIFHFQLMDTAGNPVANVRPKVWGWEVERGADESLKSWPKCSQSGEDGECSVTMPAETKEIFLLVENERFGCQLLQVKPVADPIGVVLKPGRFLSGQVVAADTGLPLAGFEVLLEAQPSRSTRTENDGRYHIAVSGGSPFDFRFLRGETIVQVYPPADSPYLFHAMNWKWPNNVAGNAMLTIKMEKGIVVEGDVLEKGSGKAIAGATVYFEPQEYNNRFFREGAKSNTRGSDMKYRTDVKGHFRLPVWPGSGYVLVKAPTSDYLHVVVSTGEKRYGEPGLWREYHDGAFHLSLKPDEKPAPIKIELQRGITLRRRVVRPDGQPAQCATYARSYLPDESPIVEYGVRPARVEDGVLELPGFEPEGSNPLFIIDSDHHCAAMVSPSGSEIDLASPPIQLQRTGSARFRFLNDQGEALANHHPNLLLIVTPGSPATRFLEPKQPLWSDSINWNRIVSLPPDKLSKTGSDGRVVVSDLIPGATYRVSVLGKNGMEDERYEFTVRPGETTDVGDVTLVTQR
- a CDS encoding BlaI/MecI/CopY family transcriptional regulator, which codes for MAKTSHLDLGRRERQIMDAVHQLGDASVSDVRSCLPDPPSYSAVRTMMRLLEGKGFLKHRREGVKYIYRSAEAPEKSKRWALQHLLKTFFGGSAGDAVAAVLDMSADTISSEELDRLARLIAEARQEGR
- a CDS encoding PQQ-dependent sugar dehydrogenase, yielding MRLCGSSLIALLSATALFVLAAPLLRAADEADPVATVARLNSSFPPERLDPAEWQIKERVLGSQRQMDFKPVVAEAIVRVKDTYYIAERGSPRWLVGNRTVEKSGPTKQIRCIQAFDNLDRLIKASQFADLPKPPEGFTLRAIATLPVNPSRLASDGRGKVLYALCERGDVWRIEPESGAQRQLLQPSDYIDPKLGDSTTMGMTLDKQNRLYIITNQQDSDARPRMNRVTIWRTTKVVDGDPADPQPWLRATYPWGIGPFNHGVGHIATGPDGMLYVSSGSRTDGNEQGSDDRYWKGGEHELTACIWRLDPNAAEPKIEIYARGLRNPYGFCWDPSGRMLATDNGPDADPPEELNVIERGKHYGFPFKFSDWPNKPYPYTPNPPNGQEFTLPVANLGPAAGGSEEKPLYTFDPHSSPSGIVYLGDDFPPPYRGGFFVTRFGNLLKRPKDVGFDLLHIKLEQNTKGEFVAHTMRVLFPVARPVDVHLSGKGRVYICEYARQIENGGFVEMLPGRILELAVKP
- a CDS encoding response regulator; translated protein: MTDQIAAAAHQKPTVFVVDDDPAVCGAISAGITKVIGLPVQSYTSADAFLAEYDAKRPGCLVLDVKMPGMSGLELQEALRARGAHLPVIMISGHAEVRTAVKAMKNGALSLLEKPFDMQQLEEHIRQALKIDAGARDKAERREAISDRLAALTSREREIMGLLVEGKTNKEIALALGTSLPTVDKHRWKVFEKMRVDNVVELFRLMSELAE
- a CDS encoding PAS domain S-box protein, translated to MSFKPPNGDVSSVGDGTLRDAHTVAAATAADLARANALLTAEIEERRRTEASLRQSEERFEKAFRSDPDALVISRLSDGAVMEVNHSWEQVVGYEAAEVLGKDRRTLQLVTDGAVRENLLQRLISDGRYQDEEVQLRHRSGAIRDVRISAETIDISGETCVLARLRDITEQKEAERGLAASNERLHMALSAAKMGIWEWIISTDRIIWSPEVGSVFGLAGGEPVDTFDAFLQCIHPEDRPAIARRVNQLVEHPPSDRTYDSEYRAIWPGGEVRWVASKGMFVCDAAGTAQRLLGTVMDITERKQVDERAERALTDFWRRGRIKAVDQMASSVAHELNQPLTAIAIQAGIISSLVSTDERRGSADLALAANQIGEQAHRAGAILRSLRDLVKNRDSHRDLVQLNEVVREVVRIVEALARQTRISLRLELADLPDVSIDRIQIAQLVMNLCQNAIEAMQDRDVDGRVLELATALVDQRAILLSVRDTGNGIPAEIGEGIFDRFFTTRTEGIGIGLAICQSITEAHGGKLWFTSTVGEGTTFFLRLPAADEERE
- a CDS encoding transglutaminase family protein, whose amino-acid sequence is MQSQLPTSAATRRLKVRHSNRYSYNQPIARSAHRLHLRPIQDRRQALLSHRLEITPAVQLAEYEDVFSNWTTRFEVREPYSALSIVAESVVELLDIDPFDFAALPSRATLPVNWMPWELKMLGPYLSPIELPETQLREIYDYAMSFVTTNNSDLLETLFAINLTLFREFTYVHGSTSLETTPFDVLSNKRGVCQDFANLMICMARMINIPARYVCGYIFTGNTGESRAQSDASHAWVQLYLPNIGWKGFDPTNGVLPATNHVRIAVGRHYRDTAPTSGTLYSSAQEQLAVDVEVSPAD